In the genome of Myxococcus stipitatus, one region contains:
- a CDS encoding Hint domain-containing protein, translated as MNVFQGRRMAHLAMLAGCLSLLPGCPWIVKPQTQPKTLEEKRASVVAAFEQRKNHEDFVRLDLANNDHYEYALHRLQQAAAAEAASTDTTSLQQGPPVRRDFARALKTLESARAKAVRGGPQPKPTDWNCDHFLHVQDSRTVKGTPSDSVDKAQDNRPALIVNPYATCAGGAHHVFTDVVAYDSDLSGKKQTVLATSANEESDDGKTFDDTRLVVRAPMEANRKVVIESLMVARNDKTDEEHVSFSSLDTTLAPEAATFTLDHPRFATPGPRTDINLTTCQLRGGADCDYAMVLNASGTLAPYPQTPSGLALKKTSNPWTGDPTAYFAFKPGTAFDTNQIYVPTQGTFDAGAMSAPCTIQAMKKDPMTTRLRLIKTDTGGTCTTTADLSDAFPVGGKTTTIQQLVNVSMNTTASGGAGCTMEKIVNETVVLSMTLYAMANCGGTTAVPRALTFTSAALPTNPFKLNVLNSCMAEGTRITMADGTLAPIETLRVGDKVRANAKGRVLTVQDFIFGREPKPLVRLRDDQGHDVRLTEQHPVLLSSGLVITADKVQVKDTVLTQKGTATITATERVPYDGKVYNLKLGTPEELASLSPNERTMFAEGMLVGDDTMQRELTSPRRAAVDTSVRP; from the coding sequence ATGAACGTGTTTCAGGGCCGTCGCATGGCTCATCTGGCCATGCTCGCCGGATGCTTGTCTTTGTTGCCGGGCTGTCCGTGGATTGTCAAACCGCAAACCCAGCCGAAGACGCTCGAAGAGAAGCGCGCGTCCGTGGTCGCCGCGTTCGAGCAGCGCAAGAACCACGAAGACTTTGTGCGCCTGGACCTGGCGAACAACGACCACTACGAATACGCCCTGCACCGGCTCCAGCAGGCGGCGGCCGCCGAGGCGGCGTCCACCGACACGACCTCGCTCCAGCAAGGCCCTCCGGTTCGCCGGGACTTCGCCCGGGCGCTGAAGACGCTGGAGAGCGCCCGCGCGAAGGCGGTGCGAGGAGGCCCCCAGCCCAAGCCCACGGACTGGAATTGCGACCACTTCCTCCACGTGCAGGACTCGCGCACGGTGAAGGGCACCCCAAGTGACTCGGTCGACAAGGCGCAGGACAACCGGCCCGCGCTCATCGTCAACCCCTACGCCACCTGCGCGGGCGGCGCCCACCACGTCTTCACGGATGTCGTGGCCTACGACAGCGACCTGTCCGGCAAGAAGCAGACGGTGCTGGCCACGAGCGCGAACGAGGAGAGCGACGACGGCAAGACGTTCGACGACACCCGGCTGGTGGTGCGCGCGCCCATGGAGGCCAACCGCAAGGTCGTCATCGAGTCGCTGATGGTGGCGCGCAACGACAAGACGGACGAGGAGCATGTCTCCTTCTCCAGCCTGGACACGACGCTGGCGCCAGAGGCCGCCACCTTCACGCTGGACCACCCGCGCTTCGCGACCCCGGGGCCGCGGACCGACATCAACCTCACCACCTGCCAGCTTCGCGGCGGCGCGGACTGCGACTACGCCATGGTGCTGAACGCCTCCGGCACGCTGGCCCCCTACCCCCAGACGCCCTCGGGCCTGGCGCTCAAGAAGACCAGCAACCCGTGGACGGGAGACCCCACCGCCTACTTCGCCTTCAAGCCGGGCACGGCGTTCGACACCAATCAAATCTACGTGCCCACGCAGGGCACCTTCGACGCGGGCGCCATGTCCGCGCCGTGCACCATCCAGGCGATGAAGAAGGACCCCATGACGACCCGGCTCCGCCTCATCAAGACGGACACGGGCGGCACGTGCACGACGACGGCGGACCTGTCCGATGCCTTCCCCGTCGGGGGCAAGACGACGACCATCCAGCAGCTGGTCAACGTCTCCATGAACACCACCGCGTCGGGTGGCGCGGGCTGCACGATGGAGAAGATCGTCAACGAGACGGTGGTGCTCTCCATGACGCTCTACGCGATGGCCAACTGCGGCGGCACCACGGCGGTTCCGCGCGCCCTCACCTTCACCAGCGCCGCGCTGCCCACCAACCCCTTCAAGCTCAACGTCCTCAACAGCTGCATGGCGGAGGGCACCCGCATCACGATGGCCGACGGCACCCTGGCCCCCATCGAGACCCTGCGCGTGGGCGACAAGGTCCGGGCGAACGCCAAGGGCCGCGTGCTCACCGTCCAGGACTTCATCTTCGGCCGCGAGCCCAAGCCGCTGGTGCGCCTGCGCGACGACCAGGGCCACGACGTGCGCCTGACGGAGCAGCACCCGGTGCTCCTGTCCTCGGGCCTGGTCATCACGGCCGACAAGGTGCAGGTGAAGGACACGGTGCTCACCCAGAAGGGCACCGCCACCATCACCGCCACCGAGCGCGTCCCGTATGACGGCAAGGTCTACAACCTCAAGCTGGGCACGCCCGAGGAGCTGGCGTCGCTGAGCCCCAACGAGCGCACGATGTTCGCCGAGGGGATGCTCGTCGGCGACGACACCATGCAGCGGGAGCTGACCTCGCCGCGCCGCGCGGCCGTGGACACCTCGGTCCGCCCGTAG
- a CDS encoding TetR/AcrR family transcriptional regulator: protein MRQAILTAAQELVLEKGYAGVTTADVAKRAGAGKQTIYRWWPGKGALVLDAFAEWVRQAPRSSRRKPSLSSTLVEFCRGASEAAPVLRALMAEAQFDEDLHQRLITQLVRPRGDELRACLTDRRPADREVLVNVLSGLVWQRLMLNEPLDAHFVRYALRVVARF from the coding sequence GTGCGCCAGGCGATTCTCACGGCCGCTCAGGAATTGGTACTCGAGAAGGGCTATGCGGGGGTGACGACCGCCGACGTGGCGAAGCGAGCGGGGGCGGGGAAGCAGACCATCTACCGCTGGTGGCCGGGCAAGGGGGCGCTGGTGCTGGATGCCTTCGCGGAGTGGGTGCGACAGGCGCCTCGCTCGAGCCGCCGCAAGCCCTCGCTGTCCTCGACGCTGGTGGAGTTCTGCCGGGGCGCCTCGGAGGCCGCGCCCGTGTTGCGGGCGCTGATGGCGGAGGCCCAGTTCGACGAGGACCTGCACCAGCGGCTCATCACCCAGCTGGTGCGGCCGCGCGGGGATGAGCTGCGAGCCTGCCTCACCGACCGCCGACCCGCCGACCGCGAGGTGCTGGTCAACGTGCTCTCCGGGCTCGTCTGGCAGCGGCTCATGCTCAACGAGCCCCTGGATGCGCACTTCGTCCGCTACGCCTTGAGGGTGGTCGCGCGCTTCTGA